The following are encoded in a window of Castanea sativa cultivar Marrone di Chiusa Pesio chromosome 9, ASM4071231v1 genomic DNA:
- the LOC142609815 gene encoding protein S40-7-like has protein sequence MESTSYRHRRSPSSDRFLTVFSFSPPSSAGVGGGDELNEAEVFWTNDFTDDDHNRPRLANKLQKSTSSGILAALPESDNRSQNFRDGPVLCRKPSISAIPAIPRPPERELSQALNCNWKFQNEQNQSPQLHRQSAPMKVPVLSKAMATKNRSRLIADYVAADDLDEDEMLPPHEIVARGYGMSPKTTFSVLEGVGRTLKGRDLRQVRNAIWRKTGFLD, from the coding sequence ATGGAATCTACCAGCTACCGTCACCGGCGTTCACCGTCGAGTGATCGATTTCTCACTGTGTTCTCTTTCTCTCCACCGTCTTCCGCCGGCGTAGGCGGTGGAGACGAGCTCAACGAAGCTGAAGTGTTTTGGACCAATGACTTCACGGACGACGATCACAATCGTCCTCGTTTAGCTAACAAGTTACAGAAATCAACGAGCTCTGGAATCCTCGCGGCGTTGCCGGAATCCGATAACCGGTCCCAGAATTTCCGAGACGGACCGGTTCTGTGCCGCAAGCCATCAATCTCCGCGATTCCGGCGATCCCGAGGCCGCCGGAGAGAGAGCTCTCTCAGGCTCTAAACTGCAACTGGAAATTCCAGAACGAGCAGAACCAGAGCCCGCAGCTTCACCGGCAGTCGGCTCCGATGAAGGTTCCGGTGCTGTCGAAAGCGATGGCGACGAAGAATCGGAGCAGACTGATTGCCGATTACGTGGCGGCGGACGATTTGGACGAGGACGAGATGTTGCCGCCGCACGAGATTGTGGCGCGAGGCTACGGAATGTCGCCGAAGACGACGTTTTCGGTTCTTGAAGGAGTTGGTAGGACTCTCAAAGGGAGGGATCTACGCCAGGTCAGAAATGCCATCTGGCGCAAAACTGGTTTTCTTgattaa